Sequence from the Candidatus Neptunochlamydia vexilliferae genome:
CTGAGCTATTTATTGCTATTGGTGAAGCTGCTGCTGATCGCTGTTGTCCAATTGCGATTTTTATTGATGAATTGCAATACCTTAATAAAAAAGAGTTAGGGGCTTTGATTATGGCGATGCATAAATTGCAGCAACGCCAGCTCCCTGTTGTGTTATTAGGAGCGGGACTTCCTATCCTTCCTGGTTTAGCAGGAGACTCTAAATCCTACGCAGAGAGATTATTTAGTTTTCCCAATATTGGAGCTTTAACAAAAGAGGATGCGATAAGAGCCCTTCAAGATCCAGCCAAACAAGAAGGGATTTGTTTTGATGCTTCAGCGCTAGAAGAGGTTTATTCCCTTACAAAGGGATATCCTTATTTTCTCCAGGAGTGGGGGTACGTCACTTGGAATACGGCAGTAAGCAGTCCGATTACTGTAGAAGCAGTTAGGAAAGCAACAAAGGCGGCGATTCAGCGGCTTGATGAAAATTTTTTCCGTGTTCGCTTTAACCGGCTTGTTCCCAGTGAAAAAGAATTTCTTAGAGCAATGGCTGAATTAGGGTCGGGAATTTGTCGAACCTCTGATGTAGTAAATATATTGGGGGTTAAAATTGCAAGCCTTGGTCCTGTCCGAGCAAAGCTGATTAAAAAAGGGATGATTTATAGCCCTTCTCATGGGGAAATAGCATTTACAGTTCCTCTATTTGATCAGTTCATGATTCGATCGGTCCCTAAGCTTGTAGGGGTGGGCCTTCAGGAGGTTTAGGTTCTGCTCTCGAAATTTAGGGCTAAGGGATTCAGAGGAGGTTTTCTTGAATGACGAATCCCATAGCCAAAGTGCTATGGGTGAGGAAGAAAGGAAGTCTAGTGAAGCCGCAGCTGTCCATCGACTCCAAAAATTGGCGTATACTGAGCAGAAAAAGCTTTTCTTTAATCGGAGAAAAAATTAAACTTGATGCTTAATAACCTGCGATTGCTACCTAGGGATGCCTGCTTGAATTTTTCTTTTTCTACAGGTTTAGATGGGAAAAATGACCCCTACTTTAGGCAAGTATGTGGTCATTTTGCCCCCCTGAACCTGAAAAGAAATCGAAGATCCCTTCAGGCACCCCTCGGAGGCAATCACAGGTACAAGTTTCCAACAAGGAGGAAATAAGATGATACAGCAAGGATTTCAATATGGACTTACAGTACTCGATTATGCTCGACAATGGGCAACTCCTTTAGTTGCCCCTATACAAGATTTTATGCGAGTTAACGAAGCAAGTGTTCAAAGAGCTTTAACGGCTACACTCAATGCTGATAATGCCAATATTATTACTCGTTATGCAGAAAATCAGGGGGTAAGAGAATCTGATGTTAAAAATGCACTTTTAAAAGCGCAAGAAAAGACAACTCAGATTGCCGTAGGGTTCTTTGCCTTGGCTGTTGCATTTTACACCCTTTCAAAGTACACCCCCTTTTTTAAAGATATCTGTCGCTATGCGTCCTACTTTTTTGGGTATGTCACTTGGGAGGTTTTTAAAGTTGAGGGAGAAATTTTTAGAAGGATTGACCGTATTAATGAGCAAAATGCACAACAGAATGTAGCGCAAA
This genomic interval carries:
- a CDS encoding AAA family ATPase, with translation MDPLKNPFSPGAGTPPPELVGRDPVLEQGRILLGRIKGGRPEKSLLLTGLHGVGKTVLLNQIEHAAKNNGFRTVFIEAHEDKGLGPLIVPYLRSLLFDIDRIAGVGNKAKRALSVLRSFVAGLKLTYGEVSVRLDIDPEKGCADSGDLEIDLPELFIAIGEAAADRCCPIAIFIDELQYLNKKELGALIMAMHKLQQRQLPVVLLGAGLPILPGLAGDSKSYAERLFSFPNIGALTKEDAIRALQDPAKQEGICFDASALEEVYSLTKGYPYFLQEWGYVTWNTAVSSPITVEAVRKATKAAIQRLDENFFRVRFNRLVPSEKEFLRAMAELGSGICRTSDVVNILGVKIASLGPVRAKLIKKGMIYSPSHGEIAFTVPLFDQFMIRSVPKLVGVGLQEV